The Blastococcus sp. HT6-4 genome window below encodes:
- a CDS encoding uridine kinase, giving the protein MAVDGPELAEPEQLAAAVAERLPALGRGTVVVPATGFYRPASLRLEHGRTDPDARYTDWLDVGALNREVLAPVGPGGSGKYLPSLWDLARDRATRAAPQPVPAGAVLLVPGALLQGVGLALDVVVHLRVAPAARRRRTPPEDAWALPAFDRYDDEVDPVALADAVVLADHPDRPALVLGGRLTTAP; this is encoded by the coding sequence GTGGCCGTGGACGGGCCGGAGCTCGCCGAACCGGAGCAGCTCGCCGCGGCCGTCGCGGAGCGGTTGCCGGCGCTGGGGCGGGGCACGGTCGTCGTCCCCGCCACGGGCTTCTACCGGCCGGCGTCGCTGCGGCTGGAGCACGGGCGCACCGATCCCGATGCCCGGTACACCGACTGGCTGGACGTCGGCGCGCTCAACCGCGAGGTCCTCGCGCCGGTCGGGCCGGGAGGCTCCGGGAAGTACCTCCCGTCGCTGTGGGACCTGGCGCGCGACCGGGCCACCCGCGCTGCCCCGCAGCCGGTGCCCGCCGGCGCGGTGCTCCTGGTCCCCGGGGCGCTCCTGCAGGGGGTGGGGCTGGCGCTGGACGTGGTGGTCCACCTGCGCGTGGCCCCTGCCGCGCGCCGCCGGAGGACGCCGCCGGAGGACGCCTGGGCGCTCCCGGCCTTCGACCGCTACGACGACGAGGTCGACCCGGTGGCGCTGGCCGACGCCGTCGTGCTGGCCGACCACCCGGACCGGCCGGCCCTGGTGCTGGGCGGGCGCCTGACGACAGCCCCGTGA
- a CDS encoding ANTAR domain-containing protein, which yields MVPGPRPSDEVDGSLSAAAVVRSAGLGVPAAGPRPQIALTRTPRGWVVVPLPGGPVDGDCVEGLVEGMTLADLVADEVGLSPEPDRNARRSARGRSPAPADTDCVDARIAALQHTVAQLEHALASRVSTERAIGVLAERHGSSLRAAFEGLRRDARTQGRAVVDLAREVLAGLAGEAGTAPLPDASPAVTTGDGAAPAPRALALTEGLVANADGRS from the coding sequence GTGGTCCCCGGTCCCCGGCCCTCCGACGAGGTCGACGGCTCCCTCTCCGCAGCCGCCGTCGTCCGGTCGGCCGGGCTCGGGGTGCCGGCCGCCGGACCGCGGCCGCAGATCGCCCTCACGCGCACGCCGCGCGGCTGGGTGGTCGTGCCGCTGCCGGGCGGGCCGGTCGACGGTGACTGCGTAGAGGGCCTCGTCGAGGGCATGACCCTGGCCGACCTGGTGGCCGACGAGGTCGGGTTGTCGCCTGAGCCCGACCGGAACGCCCGCCGGTCGGCGCGTGGCCGCTCCCCCGCGCCCGCCGACACCGACTGCGTCGACGCCCGCATCGCCGCGCTGCAGCACACCGTGGCCCAGCTCGAGCACGCGCTGGCGTCGCGGGTCTCCACGGAGCGGGCCATCGGCGTGCTCGCGGAGCGCCACGGTTCGAGCCTGCGCGCCGCCTTCGAGGGCCTGCGGCGGGACGCCCGCACGCAGGGGCGCGCTGTCGTCGACCTCGCGCGCGAGGTGCTCGCCGGGCTGGCGGGCGAGGCGGGCACGGCGCCCCTCCCCGATGCGTCACCCGCGGTGACGACCGGCGACGGCGCCGCACCGGCACCTCGCGCCCTGGCCCTGACCGAGGGCCTCGTCGCCAACGCGGACGGCCGGTCCTGA
- a CDS encoding pitrilysin family protein, which yields MTTTQESPLIPPLGEPRPQPVPVVEETTLASGLRVVVVPRPGVPLVELRLRVPFAAASARNAGVHAARGAVLSGAMLLGTARHDQTGIAQLLQSHGAELAVSTDADRVLVGTTLLPGGLGPVLELLAELLTEAAYPARQVDGERDRLAERIAIARSQPGTIARSALAARRYGSHPYAIQLPDAELVAAVRAPALRRLHRERILPAGSTLVLVGDLDPRAAADTVAAALDDWTGSGTAVEAPPVTEQRSAGIELVDRPGAVQSNLRLGGPAPGRTEADIPAVRLAAMVYGGYFSSRLVENIRERRGYSYSPRSAIDHQRAASSFLVEADVATEVTGPALLETLYELGRMALTPVTEAELDAARRYILGSMALSTSTHAGLASTLTALLGAGLPADWLATHQRDLTAVTVEQVQAAAARYLAPEALTAVVVGDAGRVAAELATLAPVTVTGSGGQG from the coding sequence ATGACCACGACGCAGGAGAGCCCCCTGATCCCGCCGCTGGGTGAGCCGCGGCCGCAACCGGTCCCGGTGGTCGAGGAGACCACCCTGGCCAGCGGGCTGCGCGTGGTCGTGGTGCCGCGGCCGGGTGTGCCGCTGGTGGAGCTGCGGCTGCGCGTGCCGTTCGCCGCCGCGAGCGCCCGCAACGCCGGGGTGCACGCCGCGCGCGGCGCCGTCCTCTCCGGGGCGATGCTGCTCGGCACCGCCCGGCACGACCAGACCGGGATCGCCCAACTGCTGCAGAGCCACGGCGCGGAGCTGGCGGTGAGCACCGACGCCGACCGGGTGCTCGTGGGCACGACGCTGCTCCCCGGCGGGCTCGGCCCCGTGCTCGAGCTCCTGGCCGAGCTGCTCACCGAGGCCGCCTACCCGGCCCGCCAGGTCGACGGCGAGCGCGACCGGCTGGCCGAGCGGATCGCGATCGCCCGTTCCCAGCCCGGCACGATCGCCCGCTCGGCGCTGGCCGCGCGCCGGTACGGCAGCCACCCGTACGCCATCCAGCTGCCCGACGCGGAGCTGGTCGCGGCCGTGCGGGCGCCCGCGCTGCGGCGGCTGCACCGCGAGCGGATCCTGCCGGCCGGCAGCACCCTCGTGCTCGTCGGCGACCTCGACCCGCGCGCCGCGGCCGACACCGTGGCGGCCGCGCTGGACGACTGGACCGGCAGCGGCACGGCCGTGGAGGCACCGCCGGTCACCGAGCAGCGATCGGCCGGCATCGAGCTGGTCGACCGCCCGGGTGCGGTGCAGTCCAACCTGCGCCTGGGTGGGCCGGCGCCCGGCCGTACCGAGGCGGACATCCCGGCCGTGCGGCTCGCCGCGATGGTCTACGGCGGCTACTTCTCCTCCCGCCTCGTCGAGAACATCCGCGAACGCCGGGGCTACAGCTACAGCCCCCGCAGCGCGATCGACCACCAGCGCGCCGCGTCGTCGTTCCTCGTGGAGGCCGACGTCGCCACGGAGGTCACCGGTCCCGCGCTGCTGGAGACGCTCTACGAGCTCGGCCGCATGGCGCTGACCCCGGTCACCGAGGCGGAACTGGACGCCGCGCGCCGCTACATCCTGGGCAGCATGGCGCTGTCGACGTCCACCCACGCCGGACTGGCCAGCACGCTGACGGCGCTCCTGGGCGCGGGGCTCCCTGCGGACTGGCTGGCCACCCACCAGCGCGACCTCACCGCCGTCACGGTCGAGCAGGTGCAGGCCGCGGCCGCGCGCTACCTGGCGCCCGAGGCGCTCACCGCGGTCGTGGTCGGGGACGCCGGCCGGGTCGCCGCGGAGCTCGCCACGCTGGCCCCGGTCACGGTCACCGGGAGCGGCGGACAGGGATGA
- a CDS encoding pitrilysin family protein — translation MTAAGTDLILRHPIERFTLDNGLRVVLAPDRSVPVVAVSVYYDVGMRNEPEGRTGFAHLFEHMMFQGSANVAKMEHARLVQAAGGTFNGSTHQDYTNYFEALPAEALERALFLEADRMAAPAITEENLRNQIDVVKEEIRVNVLNRPYGAFPWLQLPQVAFESFANTHDGYGSFVDLESSTVDDATDFFSRYYAPGNAVLCIGGDLDVAETEKLVRRWFGPVPAREVPSLPYTGEPSPTTVRSAVVEDALAPAPALAIGWRVPDPVGDFDTYLGSVLLAEVLSEGDASRLERRLVHDDRIAIAQSSYVGLFGDPFDVRDATLLTTQVHHPAAVPAERVMAAVHEEIGRIAEDGVDADELRRVQARVEAQLLQQADSVLGRTLAFAAAELVHGRAELAGELAARLAAVTPDAVRGAARGLDPGTAAVLELRPAGGAR, via the coding sequence GTGACTGCAGCTGGCACCGACCTGATCCTGCGGCACCCGATCGAACGGTTCACGCTGGACAACGGTCTGCGGGTGGTCCTCGCCCCCGACCGGAGCGTGCCGGTGGTGGCGGTAAGCGTCTACTACGACGTCGGGATGCGCAACGAACCCGAGGGGCGCACCGGCTTCGCGCACCTCTTCGAGCACATGATGTTCCAGGGGTCGGCCAACGTCGCCAAGATGGAGCACGCCCGGCTCGTGCAGGCGGCGGGTGGCACCTTCAACGGCTCGACCCACCAGGACTACACGAACTACTTCGAGGCGCTGCCCGCCGAGGCGCTGGAGCGCGCGCTGTTCCTCGAGGCCGACCGGATGGCCGCGCCGGCGATCACCGAGGAGAACCTCCGCAACCAGATCGACGTGGTGAAGGAGGAGATCCGGGTCAACGTGCTCAACCGCCCCTACGGCGCCTTCCCCTGGCTGCAGCTGCCGCAGGTGGCGTTCGAGAGCTTCGCCAACACCCACGACGGCTACGGCTCGTTCGTCGACCTGGAGTCCTCGACCGTCGACGACGCCACCGACTTCTTCTCCCGGTACTACGCCCCGGGCAACGCCGTCCTCTGCATCGGCGGCGACCTCGACGTCGCCGAGACCGAGAAGCTGGTGCGCCGCTGGTTCGGCCCGGTCCCGGCCCGCGAGGTCCCGTCCCTGCCGTACACGGGGGAGCCCTCGCCCACGACCGTGCGCTCGGCCGTCGTGGAGGACGCGCTGGCGCCCGCGCCGGCGCTGGCCATCGGCTGGCGGGTGCCCGACCCGGTGGGCGACTTCGACACCTACCTGGGCAGCGTCCTGCTCGCCGAGGTGCTCAGCGAGGGCGACGCCTCCCGGCTCGAACGCCGGCTCGTCCACGACGACCGGATCGCGATCGCGCAGAGCAGCTACGTGGGCCTGTTCGGCGACCCGTTCGACGTCCGCGACGCCACCCTGCTCACCACGCAGGTGCACCACCCGGCCGCGGTGCCGGCCGAGCGCGTCATGGCCGCGGTGCACGAGGAGATCGGCCGCATCGCCGAGGACGGCGTCGACGCCGACGAGCTGCGCCGGGTGCAGGCGCGCGTGGAGGCCCAGCTGCTCCAGCAGGCGGACTCCGTGCTCGGCCGCACCCTCGCCTTCGCCGCCGCCGAGCTGGTCCACGGACGGGCGGAGCTGGCCGGCGAGCTGGCCGCCCGCCTCGCCGCGGTGACCCCGGACGCCGTCCGGGGAGCCGCCCGGGGGCTCGATCCGGGTACCGCCGCGGTGCTCGAGCTGCGACCGGCCGGAGGTGCCCGATGA
- a CDS encoding mycoredoxin, with protein sequence MTTTPAAVTMYSTTWCGYCLRLKKMMEREGIPFAEVDIETDPQAADLVMQANGGNRTVPTLVFPDGSALTNPSIDQVKAQLAQLPEA encoded by the coding sequence ATGACCACCACCCCCGCCGCCGTCACCATGTACAGCACCACGTGGTGCGGCTACTGCCTCCGGCTGAAGAAGATGATGGAGCGCGAGGGCATCCCGTTCGCCGAGGTCGACATCGAGACCGACCCGCAGGCGGCCGACCTGGTCATGCAGGCCAACGGCGGCAACCGCACCGTGCCCACGCTGGTCTTCCCCGACGGCAGCGCGCTGACCAACCCGAGCATCGACCAGGTCAAGGCCCAGCTCGCACAGCTCCCGGAGGCGTGA
- a CDS encoding dipeptidase, whose translation MTSAERDFVLDHLDDLHADLDAWLRIPSISADPAHSRDVAASATWLADALRRVGFPTVEIWPTAGAPAVFAEWPSADPGAPVALVYGHHDVQPVDPLELWVHPPFEPTRVEGPDGPELHARGAIDDKGNVAFHLLGIRAHLAATGRETPAVTVKLLIEGEEESGSPHFPALLAEQRDRLACDVVVVSDTGMAAPGVPSAVTAMRGLADAEITLRGPAVDLHSGSFGGAVPNPLHALAELVAKLHDDQGRVTLPGFYDRVRPLSDRERELMSRVPFDEEAWLAGPAASRATYGEAGFSTLERTGARPTAEVNGMWGGYTGPGHKTIIPAEAHAKITFRLVADQRPEDIGPMLRDWVAANVPAGIEAEVHTPPGGVSPCASDLDSPAMAALLSAIGQAFDTAPEDVLFTREGGSGPEAAIVEALGAPLLFLGAGLPTDRIHSPNERVLLPMLYRGAEAAAHLWRELAAARQR comes from the coding sequence GTGACCAGCGCCGAACGTGACTTCGTCCTCGACCACCTCGACGACCTGCACGCCGACCTCGACGCCTGGCTGCGCATCCCGTCGATCTCGGCGGACCCCGCCCACTCCCGCGACGTCGCCGCCAGTGCCACGTGGCTGGCCGACGCCCTGCGCCGGGTCGGCTTCCCGACCGTGGAGATCTGGCCGACCGCCGGTGCGCCGGCCGTCTTCGCCGAGTGGCCGTCGGCCGATCCCGGCGCCCCGGTCGCGCTCGTCTACGGCCACCACGACGTCCAGCCGGTCGACCCGCTCGAGCTCTGGGTGCACCCGCCGTTCGAGCCCACCCGGGTCGAGGGCCCCGACGGCCCCGAGCTGCACGCGCGCGGCGCGATCGACGACAAGGGCAACGTCGCCTTCCACCTGCTCGGCATCCGCGCCCACCTCGCCGCGACCGGCCGCGAGACCCCCGCCGTCACCGTGAAGCTGCTGATCGAGGGCGAGGAGGAGTCCGGGTCGCCGCACTTCCCCGCGTTGCTGGCGGAGCAGCGGGACCGGCTCGCCTGCGACGTCGTCGTGGTCAGCGACACCGGCATGGCGGCGCCCGGCGTGCCCAGCGCCGTGACCGCGATGCGCGGCCTGGCCGACGCCGAGATCACGCTGCGCGGCCCGGCCGTCGACCTCCACTCCGGTTCGTTCGGCGGCGCCGTCCCCAACCCCCTGCACGCCCTCGCCGAGCTGGTCGCGAAGCTGCACGACGACCAGGGCCGGGTCACCCTGCCCGGCTTCTACGACCGGGTGCGGCCGCTGTCCGACCGCGAGCGCGAGCTGATGAGCCGGGTGCCGTTCGACGAGGAGGCCTGGCTGGCCGGCCCCGCCGCCTCCCGGGCCACCTACGGCGAGGCCGGGTTCAGCACCCTGGAGCGGACCGGCGCCCGCCCGACCGCCGAGGTCAACGGCATGTGGGGCGGCTACACCGGGCCCGGCCACAAGACGATCATCCCGGCCGAGGCGCACGCCAAGATCACCTTCCGGCTGGTCGCCGACCAGCGCCCGGAGGACATCGGGCCGATGCTGCGCGACTGGGTGGCGGCGAACGTCCCGGCCGGCATCGAGGCCGAGGTGCACACCCCGCCCGGTGGTGTCTCGCCCTGCGCCAGCGACCTGGACTCCCCGGCGATGGCGGCGCTGCTGTCGGCCATCGGCCAGGCCTTCGACACCGCACCCGAGGACGTGCTGTTCACCCGGGAGGGCGGCAGCGGCCCCGAGGCGGCCATCGTCGAGGCGCTCGGCGCCCCGCTGCTGTTCCTCGGCGCCGGGCTGCCCACCGACCGCATCCACTCCCCGAACGAGCGGGTGCTGCTGCCCATGCTCTACCGCGGAGCGGAGGCCGCGGCGCACCTGTGGCGGGAGCTGGCCGCCGCGCGGCAGCGCTAG
- a CDS encoding ATP-dependent DNA helicase UvrD2 yields MGHADAEAVLGGLDDEQRAAAQAVAGPVCILAGAGTGKTRTITHRIAYGVHTGTYVPEQVLAVTFTARAAGELRTRLAALDVGGVQARTFHAAAMRQLRYFAPRVLGGPMPGLIENKLRVVSSAATRNRLTTDRTSLRDLASEIEWAKTTLATPEDYPARAKAAGREVPFEPAAVAAVYASYESAKQRDGALDFEDLLLVTAYAIEEHPDVARQVRAQYRHFVVDEYQDVNPLQQRLLDAWLGGRAEICVVGDPNQTIYSFTGADPDYLLGFADRYADAAVVKLERDYRSTPQVVGLANRLIGQAPPRKGLSGLRLLGQRPQGPEPTFVEHPDEPAEAAAVAARCKALIDDGTPAAEIAVLFRINAQSQVYESALADVGVPYVLKGGERFFERPEVREAVLLLRGAAAGGNEPGMLVPAVRDVLASTGWVEHRPPAGGAARDRWQSLAALVDLAVDLVAEDPSLDLAGFVTHLAARADAQHAPTVQGVTLASMHAAKGLEWDVVFVVGLVDGVLPIAQSLSRPVAVDEERRLLYVAVTRAREQLTLSWSLARSPGGRRSRPRSRFLEGLAPDSGPTAPPARRPAKRPKVVLEGEAGELFERLRAWRSQAAQSASVPAYVVFTDATLQAIAESRPASLRELSGLPGIGARKLELYGADVLAAVSG; encoded by the coding sequence ATGGGGCACGCGGACGCGGAGGCAGTGCTCGGCGGCCTCGACGACGAGCAGCGCGCGGCGGCGCAGGCGGTCGCCGGGCCGGTCTGCATCCTCGCCGGTGCCGGCACCGGGAAGACCCGCACGATCACCCACCGCATCGCCTACGGGGTGCACACCGGCACCTACGTCCCGGAGCAGGTGCTGGCGGTCACCTTCACCGCCCGCGCGGCCGGTGAGCTGCGGACCCGGCTGGCCGCGCTCGACGTCGGCGGGGTGCAGGCGCGCACCTTCCACGCCGCGGCCATGCGGCAGCTGCGCTACTTCGCGCCGCGGGTCCTCGGCGGCCCGATGCCCGGGCTGATCGAGAACAAGCTGCGCGTGGTGTCCTCCGCGGCCACGCGCAACCGGCTGACCACCGACCGCACCAGCCTGCGCGACCTCGCCAGCGAGATCGAGTGGGCCAAGACGACCCTCGCCACGCCGGAGGACTACCCGGCCCGCGCCAAGGCCGCCGGCCGGGAGGTGCCGTTCGAGCCGGCCGCGGTCGCCGCCGTCTACGCCAGCTACGAGTCGGCCAAGCAGCGCGACGGGGCGCTGGACTTCGAGGACCTGCTGCTGGTCACCGCCTACGCGATCGAGGAGCACCCGGACGTCGCCCGGCAGGTGCGCGCGCAGTACCGGCACTTCGTCGTCGACGAGTACCAGGACGTCAACCCGCTGCAGCAGCGGCTCCTCGACGCGTGGCTGGGCGGCCGCGCCGAGATCTGCGTGGTGGGTGACCCGAACCAGACGATCTACTCCTTCACCGGTGCCGACCCCGACTACCTGCTCGGGTTCGCCGACCGCTACGCCGACGCGGCCGTCGTGAAGCTCGAGCGCGACTACCGGTCCACGCCCCAGGTCGTGGGCCTGGCGAACCGGCTGATCGGACAGGCGCCGCCGCGCAAGGGGTTGTCGGGCCTGCGGCTGCTGGGCCAGCGGCCGCAGGGCCCCGAGCCGACGTTCGTGGAGCACCCCGACGAGCCGGCCGAGGCCGCGGCGGTCGCGGCCCGTTGCAAGGCGCTGATCGACGACGGCACGCCCGCCGCCGAGATCGCCGTCCTGTTCCGCATCAACGCCCAGTCGCAGGTCTACGAGTCCGCGCTCGCCGACGTGGGTGTGCCCTACGTGCTCAAGGGCGGTGAGCGGTTCTTCGAGCGGCCCGAGGTCCGCGAGGCCGTGCTGCTGCTGCGCGGGGCGGCGGCCGGGGGCAACGAGCCGGGGATGCTCGTGCCGGCGGTCCGTGACGTGCTCGCGTCCACCGGCTGGGTGGAGCACCGGCCACCGGCCGGGGGAGCGGCCCGGGACCGCTGGCAGTCGCTCGCCGCGCTGGTCGACCTCGCCGTCGACCTGGTCGCGGAGGACCCGTCCCTGGACCTCGCCGGCTTCGTCACCCACCTCGCCGCGCGCGCCGACGCCCAGCACGCGCCGACCGTCCAGGGGGTGACCCTCGCGTCGATGCACGCCGCCAAGGGGCTGGAGTGGGACGTCGTGTTCGTCGTCGGCCTGGTCGACGGCGTGCTGCCGATCGCCCAGTCGCTGAGCCGCCCGGTCGCCGTGGACGAGGAGCGGCGCCTGCTCTACGTCGCGGTCACCCGGGCCCGCGAGCAGCTCACGCTGTCGTGGTCACTGGCGCGCAGCCCGGGGGGCCGGCGCTCGCGGCCCCGCAGCCGGTTCCTCGAGGGGCTGGCGCCGGACTCCGGTCCCACGGCTCCACCGGCGCGTCGGCCGGCCAAGCGGCCCAAGGTCGTCCTCGAGGGCGAGGCGGGGGAGTTGTTCGAGCGGCTGCGTGCCTGGCGGAGCCAGGCCGCCCAGTCCGCGTCGGTGCCGGCCTACGTCGTCTTCACCGACGCCACGTTGCAGGCCATCGCCGAGAGCCGGCCGGCCAGCCTGCGGGAGCTCTCCGGGCTGCCGGGGATCGGTGCCCGGAAGCTGGAGCTCTACGGCGCGGACGTCCTGGCCGCCGTCAGCGGCTGA
- a CDS encoding putative protein N(5)-glutamine methyltransferase has translation MQPVDAALVLRLRAAGCVFAEDEARLLAAAARDGADLAALVGRRVAGAPLEQLLGWAEFCGLRIAVAPGVFVPRQRTGLMVREAAAVARPGAVVVDLCCGTGAVAAALAAAVPGIDLHAADVDPAAVRCARRNLPGLPVHQGDLFAALPGGLAGRVDVLTANVPYVPTAAIALMPPEARDHEPRVALDGGADGLALVRRVADGASRWLAPGGSLLFECGEGQVATAVDVVTAGGLVPRLVSDDDLGATVVVGTRP, from the coding sequence GTGCAGCCCGTCGACGCCGCCCTCGTGCTGCGCCTGCGGGCGGCGGGATGCGTGTTCGCCGAGGACGAGGCGCGGCTGCTCGCCGCGGCGGCCCGGGACGGCGCCGACCTGGCGGCACTGGTCGGCCGGCGGGTGGCGGGCGCGCCGCTGGAGCAGCTCCTGGGCTGGGCGGAGTTCTGCGGTCTGCGGATCGCCGTCGCGCCGGGCGTGTTCGTCCCGCGCCAGCGGACGGGGCTGATGGTCCGCGAGGCCGCCGCAGTGGCCCGTCCCGGAGCGGTCGTCGTCGACCTGTGCTGCGGCACCGGTGCGGTCGCCGCAGCGCTGGCCGCCGCCGTCCCGGGGATCGACCTGCACGCCGCCGACGTCGACCCGGCGGCGGTCCGCTGCGCCCGCCGCAACCTGCCCGGCCTCCCCGTGCACCAGGGGGATCTGTTCGCGGCGCTGCCGGGCGGGCTCGCCGGCCGGGTCGACGTCCTCACCGCGAACGTGCCGTACGTGCCCACCGCGGCGATCGCGCTGATGCCGCCGGAGGCGCGCGACCACGAACCACGCGTCGCCCTGGACGGCGGGGCCGACGGCCTCGCGCTGGTCCGCCGGGTGGCCGACGGCGCGTCCCGCTGGCTCGCGCCCGGCGGGTCCCTGCTCTTCGAGTGCGGCGAGGGTCAGGTGGCGACGGCGGTCGACGTCGTCACCGCCGGCGGCCTGGTGCCCCGGCTGGTGTCGGACGACGACCTCGGCGCGACCGTCGTCGTCGGGACGCGTCCCTAG
- a CDS encoding DUF2510 domain-containing protein: MTGAGQNAAPGWYPDPSGMPGMVRWWDGAGWSDVMMPVGPGVAVGSTPLRPQPEPEPAPPSGPAPRASSFRPWVAVGSVLVLVVAVVVAVLALRPEARPDRTTVALEPGAAPPAAGPAFPPGTVRIIDDAAGISYPYLGEGWSEFDLPLQLETTATAGQYFTTQEATPDGGIFISQCTSGPVAAGYGWSGPSTLASTTRTLATSVRANYYPGPNEQEVLRDEPRTVDGHAAHLYEFTLAWDVEGYDASGERAALLVIDVGRPAPALLYVSIPNTHAELYGVIDRVIDSVDVL; this comes from the coding sequence GTGACCGGAGCCGGGCAGAACGCTGCGCCGGGCTGGTATCCCGACCCGAGCGGCATGCCGGGCATGGTGCGCTGGTGGGACGGCGCAGGCTGGTCCGACGTCATGATGCCCGTCGGCCCCGGCGTCGCCGTGGGCAGCACCCCGCTCCGGCCGCAGCCGGAGCCGGAGCCCGCACCCCCGTCCGGACCCGCCCCGCGGGCGTCGTCGTTCCGCCCGTGGGTCGCGGTCGGCTCGGTGCTCGTGCTCGTGGTGGCCGTCGTCGTCGCCGTCCTCGCGCTGCGCCCGGAGGCACGTCCCGACCGGACCACGGTCGCGCTGGAACCCGGCGCTGCGCCGCCGGCGGCCGGGCCGGCGTTCCCGCCCGGCACCGTCCGGATCATCGACGACGCGGCCGGCATCTCCTATCCGTACCTGGGGGAGGGCTGGTCGGAGTTCGACCTGCCGCTGCAACTGGAGACCACTGCCACCGCCGGCCAGTACTTCACCACCCAGGAGGCCACTCCCGACGGCGGGATCTTCATCTCCCAGTGCACCTCCGGCCCGGTCGCCGCGGGGTACGGGTGGTCCGGCCCCTCGACCCTGGCGTCGACCACCCGCACCCTGGCCACCAGCGTCCGGGCCAACTACTACCCCGGGCCGAACGAGCAGGAGGTGCTGCGCGACGAGCCCCGCACCGTCGACGGGCACGCCGCGCACCTCTACGAGTTCACGTTGGCCTGGGACGTCGAGGGCTACGACGCCTCCGGGGAACGCGCCGCGCTGCTGGTGATCGACGTCGGCCGCCCGGCCCCGGCGCTGCTCTACGTCTCCATCCCGAACACCCACGCCGAGCTCTACGGGGTCATCGACCGGGTCATCGACTCCGTCGACGTGTTGTGA
- the nudC gene encoding NAD(+) diphosphatase: MTALPGADDDRPLLARSGHDRAHLARLLPDPAAGRPVRVLTVDAAGTVPVQEGPSGPRLIWEERPALPAGAVFLGEADGVPYATVRGERSLTVAGRAVDLWAGLRDLGADLDDLDAGLLAEAIGILEWHERHRFSPLTGAATTVERAGWTRRDPTTGTEFFPRVDPAVIMLVHDGADRVVLGRQAVWPPGRFSILAGFVEPGESAEAAVAREVEEEVGLRVTDVRYVASQPWPFPQSLMLGFVARVDGDQEIRVDPTEIEEARWFTREELRTPDGQLAVPPSISIARHILDRWVNDELS, from the coding sequence ATGACCGCCCTCCCCGGCGCCGACGACGACCGGCCGTTGCTCGCCCGCTCCGGCCACGACCGGGCCCACCTCGCCCGCCTGCTGCCCGATCCAGCGGCAGGCCGACCGGTCCGGGTGCTCACGGTCGACGCCGCGGGGACCGTCCCGGTGCAGGAGGGCCCGTCCGGACCGCGGCTGATCTGGGAAGAGCGACCGGCCCTGCCGGCCGGGGCGGTGTTCCTGGGCGAGGCCGACGGGGTGCCGTACGCGACGGTGCGGGGGGAGCGGTCGCTGACCGTCGCGGGCCGGGCCGTGGACCTGTGGGCCGGGCTGCGCGACCTCGGCGCGGACCTGGACGACCTGGACGCCGGGCTGCTGGCCGAGGCCATCGGCATCCTGGAGTGGCACGAGCGCCACCGCTTCAGCCCGCTCACCGGTGCGGCCACGACGGTCGAGCGCGCCGGGTGGACACGTCGCGATCCGACGACCGGCACCGAGTTCTTCCCGCGTGTCGACCCCGCCGTGATCATGCTGGTCCACGACGGAGCCGATCGCGTGGTCCTCGGCCGGCAGGCGGTCTGGCCGCCCGGGCGGTTCTCCATCCTGGCCGGCTTCGTGGAGCCGGGGGAGTCGGCCGAGGCCGCCGTCGCCCGCGAGGTGGAGGAGGAGGTTGGCCTGCGGGTCACCGACGTGCGCTACGTGGCCAGCCAGCCCTGGCCGTTCCCGCAGTCGCTGATGCTCGGGTTCGTCGCGCGGGTCGACGGCGACCAGGAGATCCGGGTCGATCCCACCGAGATCGAGGAGGCGCGCTGGTTCACCCGTGAGGAGCTGCGCACCCCCGACGGGCAGCTCGCGGTGCCGCCGTCGATCTCGATCGCCCGCCACATCCTCGACCGCTGGGTGAACGACGAGCTCAGCTGA